In Paractinoplanes brasiliensis, the following proteins share a genomic window:
- a CDS encoding phosphotransferase family protein, which translates to MKGLDLSRLQAYLRSGELTGRMFAGGRSNLTYAVTDGDNRWVLRRPPLGHVLPTAHDMTREHRVLEALSKAGFPAPRPVLLCTDPDVIGAPFYLMEHVDGKIYRDIADLEALGPEAMRALALALVDTLADLHALDPAAIGLGDFGRPEGFNQRQVSRWKKQLDASRSREVAGIEELHARLAVDIPAGGPGTVVHGDFRLDNVLIGDELQVNAVLDWEMSTLGDPLSDVALMFIYADLPLNVATDGVPAAPLRVPGHPSLAELGARYAERSRRDVSDLHWYVGFAAFKLAVILEGVHYRYVQGQTVGEGFETIGNMVGPLVMRGHEALEGH; encoded by the coding sequence GTGAAGGGCCTCGACCTCTCCCGCCTGCAGGCCTACCTGAGAAGCGGCGAACTGACCGGCCGGATGTTCGCGGGCGGACGGTCCAATCTGACGTACGCGGTGACCGACGGCGACAACCGCTGGGTGCTGCGCCGCCCGCCGCTGGGGCACGTGCTGCCCACCGCCCACGACATGACCCGCGAGCACAGGGTGCTGGAAGCCCTCTCCAAGGCCGGGTTCCCGGCGCCGCGCCCGGTGCTGCTGTGCACCGACCCCGACGTGATCGGCGCGCCCTTCTACCTGATGGAACACGTCGACGGGAAGATCTACCGCGACATCGCCGACCTGGAGGCGCTCGGTCCCGAGGCCATGCGCGCCCTGGCCCTCGCGCTCGTCGACACGCTGGCCGACTTGCACGCGCTCGACCCGGCGGCGATCGGCCTGGGCGACTTCGGACGGCCCGAGGGCTTCAACCAGCGGCAGGTCAGCCGGTGGAAGAAGCAGCTGGACGCGTCGCGCAGCCGTGAGGTGGCCGGCATCGAGGAACTGCACGCCCGGCTCGCCGTCGACATCCCGGCCGGCGGCCCCGGCACTGTCGTGCACGGCGACTTCCGCCTCGACAACGTGCTGATCGGCGACGAACTGCAGGTCAACGCCGTGCTCGACTGGGAGATGTCGACACTCGGCGACCCGCTCAGCGACGTCGCGCTGATGTTCATCTACGCCGATCTGCCGCTCAACGTGGCCACCGACGGCGTGCCGGCCGCGCCGCTGCGGGTGCCCGGCCACCCGAGCCTGGCCGAACTGGGCGCACGCTACGCCGAACGCAGCCGGCGTGACGTCAGCGACCTGCACTGGTATGTGGGGTTCGCCGCCTTCAAGCTCGCGGTGATCCTCGAAGGCGTGCACTACCGATACGTGCAGGGCCAGACCGTGGGCGAAGGGTTCGAGACGATCGGCAATATGGTCGGCCCGCTGGTCATGCGCGGCCACGAGGCGCTGGAGGGACACTGA